AGTAAGATTTGTCTCCCAAGCCTGGATTGTCTTCATTGGTTGCCATAATGGCTAGCAAGAGGAAATCCACTACACCTTGCATGATACCATCAAAAACACTGGCATTGCAGGAGTCCCAGCTAACCTCTGTTGCAGCTGACAATGAAGGAGCCCAGCGGCCTGTTATTCCTGCTATTTTGCCTGTTAGTGATGCTGTGAATAGTAATCACAATGGTGGGACATTGTCCAATGGACATAATGGTATTATAGATGGTGATACCTACAAATGTACGTATTGCAATTTTGGCTCTCAGGATGTTAATCAGTTCCTTGCTCACCTTGATTCTGAGCACATTGACTTTAGCAAAGGcccttcctttgtgtgtgtgaaatgcaGCTTCCTGGTAAAGAGCTACAAAGAGCTTACTTGTCACAATGCAGAAACCCATGCTGGGGAAACTAGCTTCACCTGGAATGTGGTGAAGCAAAGCAATCAGACAATTGTGAAACAAACCATTGGCACTAACAGTGGCAATGAAGACATTTTGGGGGACCTTCCTGAGGAAGGTCAGGATAATCAGGCTGAAATCATCATTACCAAAACACCAATTATGAagataatgaaaacaaaaccagaagttaAAAAAATCCACATGCTGAAAGAACATGTGCCTAGTAAACCAGTCAACAATTTGGAAACAAAAGGTGGGGAAGTACCATTTGCCAATGGATCTGGGCCTGTGAGCCAGTCAGCAACAGGCACAGTCAGATCAACACATGTTGTCAATGGTTCAGTTGTCGGAAGTATGCCTATTTTGCAGACAGGCATCCCTCAGCTTGTGCAAGTGCAGCAGCAACCAGAAGTCCACCAGCAGCTTCCCACGTCAAAATCCCTTCCGAAGGTTATGATTCCTTTGAGTAGTATCCCAACGTACAATGCAGCAATGGACTCCAACAGTTTCCTGAAAAACTCTTTCAATAAGTTCCCGTATCCCACAAAAGCAGAACTTTGCTATTTGACTGTTGTGACCAAGTTCCCAGAAGAACAGCTGAAGATTTGGTTTACAGCCCAGAGATTGAAACAGGGTATCAGCTGGTCACCTGAGGAGATAGAAGATGCCCGGAAGAAAATGTTTAACACTGTGATTCAATCTGTGCCCCAGCCCACCATTACAGTATTGAATACACCTCTGGTTACAAGTCCTGGTAGTGTTCATCATCTCATTCAAGCCAGTTTGCCAGGCCATTCAGTTGGAAACCCTGAAGGAGCAAGTGGTGTGCTAGTCACCCAACCAGTAATAACAAATGGAAATCAAGGGGCAGCCTCATCTCTTGCAGTAGCAGTAACGTCCACTCCAAAAACTCAGATGGCTAAGCCACCAACCACTGTATCAGTTTCTAGTATGGCATCAACTGTGAAAGTGGTCAGTGCTGCTCAGACACAACTTACTGCTTGCCCAAACATAACTTCACAGGCATTCTTAGATCCCAACATATACAAGAATAAGAAGTCTTACGAACAGTTGTCTGCACTAAAAAATAGTTTCTGTAGGAATCAGTTCCCTGGCCATGCTGAAGTTGAACGGCTGACAAAAATCACAGGTCTTACTACAAGGGATGTGCGGAAATGGTTTAGCGATAAACGATACCATTGTAGAAATGTAAGAAGTGGCAGGGCTATGCATGCTGCAGAAAGTGCAATAATCATTGATTCTGTGCCTGAAATTACCTTCACCTCTTCTCCCAAAATAACAACAGAGTTAACGTCCACATCAGCAACAACACCAGTTGTTCATACCCCAACCCGGCGGCAATCCTGGCATCAAACCCCGGATTTCTCAGCCACGAAATATAAGGAGAGGGCTCCTGAACAGCTCAGAGCTTTGGAAGGCAGCTTTGCACAAAATCCCTTTCCTCTTGAAGAAGAAGTGGATCGTTTGAGGAGTGAAACCAAAATGACAAGGAGAGAGATTGATGGATGGTTTTCAGAGCGAAGGAAAAGGCAAGCAGCAAAAGAAGCAGAACAGGTAGtagatgatgatggtgaagaTGACTCGGTGGAAGAGGAAGACTCCTCGGATGACTTGAGGGTTTCAAATGAAAATGGTTCCTTGGATGCAGCCAACAGCTCTCAAGTGCCAGGTGAACGCAAAGTGACTCCTATAAAAATCAACCTTAAAAACTTTAAGGTGACTGAGTCGAATGGTAAAAGTGAGTTGCAGGGCTTGAGTGCAGATGTTCAAAGAAACAGTTCTCGTAACAGGGCATCTGTGCCTCCTAAACCCAAGCTAAGCTTTAAAAAGACTGCTCAGCAGAAACATTTGCTAAAACAACTCTTTGTGCAAACCCAGCGGCCTACGAATGAAGAGTATGATCGAATATGTtctcagacaggccttcccagggCTGAGGTGATTCGCTGGTTTGGGGATAGTCgttatggcttgaaaaatggaaGTTTGAGATGGTATGAGAACTACAAGCGTGGTGTTTTTCCTAAAGGCCTAGTGACCTCTACTGAAGTCAGCAATGACATCCTTCTGGACTATTTCCAAAAGAATAAAGTGCTTTTTGAAGACGATCTCCCAGGTTTGTGTGAGAGAACTCAAATGACTATTGCACAGATCAGGCTGTGGTTTACTGAAAGGTTAGATGAAGAAAATAGAGCAATATCTGACACAGGTAGCGAAGATCAGTCCTCAGGTGTTGGTGAGCCAGCCAGCAATCAAAAAGGAACATTTGACACTTTTTCTGAGGTTTCTGAGAACAGTGAATCCTGGGAGCCTGGAGGTCAAGATGGCAGCTCAGAGCTGGGAGATACAGATAGTCATCCACCTGCAGTTCATTTTGGTAAGCAATTCCTTAGACTTCCACTCTTTATTA
This sequence is a window from Pogona vitticeps strain Pit_001003342236 chromosome 4, PviZW2.1, whole genome shotgun sequence. Protein-coding genes within it:
- the ZHX3 gene encoding zinc fingers and homeoboxes protein 3 isoform X1 produces the protein MASKRKSTTPCMIPSKTLALQESQLTSVAADNEGAQRPVIPAILPVSDAVNSNHNGGTLSNGHNGIIDGDTYKCTYCNFGSQDVNQFLAHLDSEHIDFSKGPSFVCVKCSFLVKSYKELTCHNAETHAGETSFTWNVVKQSNQTIVKQTIGTNSGNEDILGDLPEEGQDNQAEIIITKTPIMKIMKTKPEVKKIHMLKEHVPSKPVNNLETKGGEVPFANGSGPVSQSATGTVRSTHVVNGSVVGSMPILQTGIPQLVQVQQQPEVHQQLPTSKSLPKVMIPLSSIPTYNAAMDSNSFLKNSFNKFPYPTKAELCYLTVVTKFPEEQLKIWFTAQRLKQGISWSPEEIEDARKKMFNTVIQSVPQPTITVLNTPLVTSPGSVHHLIQASLPGHSVGNPEGASGVLVTQPVITNGNQGAASSLAVAVTSTPKTQMAKPPTTVSVSSMASTVKVVSAAQTQLTACPNITSQAFLDPNIYKNKKSYEQLSALKNSFCRNQFPGHAEVERLTKITGLTTRDVRKWFSDKRYHCRNVRSGRAMHAAESAIIIDSVPEITFTSSPKITTELTSTSATTPVVHTPTRRQSWHQTPDFSATKYKERAPEQLRALEGSFAQNPFPLEEEVDRLRSETKMTRREIDGWFSERRKRQAAKEAEQVVDDDGEDDSVEEEDSSDDLRVSNENGSLDAANSSQVPGERKVTPIKINLKNFKVTESNGKSELQGLSADVQRNSSRNRASVPPKPKLSFKKTAQQKHLLKQLFVQTQRPTNEEYDRICSQTGLPRAEVIRWFGDSRYGLKNGSLRWYENYKRGVFPKGLVTSTEVSNDILLDYFQKNKVLFEDDLPGLCERTQMTIAQIRLWFTERLDEENRAISDTGSEDQSSGVGEPASNQKGTFDTFSEVSENSESWEPGGQDGSSELGDTDSHPPAVHFETD
- the ZHX3 gene encoding zinc fingers and homeoboxes protein 3 isoform X2; protein product: MASKRKSTTPCMIPSKTLALQESQLTSVAADNEGAQRPVIPAILPVSDAVNSNHNGGTLSNGHNGIIDGDTYKCTYCNFGSQDVNQFLAHLDSEHIDFSKGPSFVCVKCSFLVKSYKELTCHNAETHAGETSFTWNVVKQSNQTIVKQTIGTNSGNEDILGDLPEEGQDNQAEIIITKTPIMKIMKTKPEVKKIHMLKEHVPSKPVNNLETKGGEVPFANGSGPVSQSATGTVRSTHVVNGSVVGSMPILQTGIPQLVQVQQQPEVHQQLPTSKSLPKVMIPLSSIPTYNAAMDSNSFLKNSFNKFPYPTKAELCYLTVVTKFPEEQLKIWFTAQRLKQGISWSPEEIEDARKKMFNTVIQSVPQPTITVLNTPLVTSPGSVHHLIQASLPGHSVGNPEGASGVLVTQPVITNGNQGAASSLAVAVTSTPKTQMAKPPTTVSVSSMASTVKVVSAAQTQLTACPNITSQAFLDPNIYKNKKSYEQLSALKNSFCRNQFPGHAEVERLTKITGLTTRDVRKWFSDKRYHCRNVRSGRAMHAAESAIIIDSVPEITFTSSPKITTELTSTSATTPVVHTPTRRQSWHQTPDFSATKYKERAPEQLRALEGSFAQNPFPLEEEVDRLRSETKMTRREIDGWFSERRKRQAAKEAEQVVDDDGEDDSVEEEDSSDDLRVSNENGSLDAANSSQVPGERKVTPIKINLKNFKVTESNGKSELQGLSADVQRNSSRNRASVPPKPKLSFKKTAQQKHLLKQLFVQTQRPTNEEYDRICSQTGLPRAEVIRWFGDSRYGLKNGSLRWYENYKRGVFPKGLVTSTEVSNDILLDYFQKNKVLFEDDLPGLCERTQMTIAQIRLWFTERLDEENRAISDTGSEDQSSGVGEPASNQKGTFDTFSEVSENSESWEPGGQDGSSELGDTDSHPPAVHFE